Proteins encoded together in one Abyssibacter profundi window:
- a CDS encoding lysyl oxidase family protein produces MRPSRLGLSLTPLLLCYACSGGPQADTTDETGVPPAATLDAVLDIDEAWFWEGETLNGQVPSLSLCDTYLACPSYLLDVAPGGKRLRIGLDTPERTDSFGIHVFAPDGSLAGEDDNFNQFNSEVLIDEPTAGLWRVQIRPDNATYASFRMRAKLESALTVSPALPADPEPLLPNLRTVPPYEFGFVAPANPLNGLYPPDTVNPPLSVAGIEPISCSVDEAAPVEIGGAGAIRCLRFTSGPVNVGQGIYDMRFELLADTLAGETEIAPNELLSRTIIGPKTQVVHWTDGSQTARPAGTYSFHPIHVHFHDDFILKFELYQVTDTELGALVAAGLGTKSGFCPADQLFGNWYAFEQGYETPGGDSPLDNCFSPTAGTIGLSVGWGDVYRWQRPGMYVEFDGNPNGRYVVRSIVDEMGYVLETDDSDNVSYAYIEVQGDTIEILERGWGTDPWDDRKLVFDLTGPVGRSPLDHEAVTFALVDSDRHVRPVNSVD; encoded by the coding sequence ATGCGACCCAGCCGACTCGGGCTCAGCCTGACCCCTTTGCTGCTCTGCTACGCCTGCTCGGGCGGCCCGCAGGCCGATACCACGGACGAGACCGGCGTCCCGCCCGCGGCCACGCTGGATGCGGTGCTGGATATCGACGAAGCCTGGTTTTGGGAGGGCGAAACACTAAACGGCCAGGTGCCCAGCCTGTCGCTATGCGACACGTATCTGGCCTGTCCCAGCTACCTGCTCGACGTGGCACCCGGCGGCAAGCGCCTGCGTATCGGGCTGGATACGCCCGAGCGAACAGACAGCTTTGGTATCCACGTGTTTGCTCCCGACGGCAGCCTGGCGGGCGAAGATGACAACTTCAACCAGTTCAACTCCGAGGTCCTGATTGACGAACCCACCGCCGGCCTCTGGCGGGTTCAGATCCGGCCCGACAATGCCACCTACGCCAGCTTTCGCATGCGCGCCAAGCTGGAATCGGCGCTGACGGTCAGCCCGGCTTTACCCGCTGATCCCGAACCGCTGCTCCCCAATCTGCGCACGGTGCCCCCCTACGAATTCGGGTTCGTCGCGCCCGCCAATCCACTCAATGGACTGTACCCGCCTGACACCGTCAATCCGCCGCTGTCGGTGGCTGGCATCGAGCCCATCTCCTGTAGTGTCGATGAAGCCGCCCCCGTGGAGATTGGGGGCGCAGGCGCCATACGCTGCCTGCGCTTTACCTCAGGGCCGGTCAATGTGGGCCAGGGTATCTATGACATGCGCTTCGAGCTGCTGGCCGACACCTTGGCCGGAGAAACCGAAATCGCACCGAATGAGCTGCTTTCCCGCACGATTATCGGGCCCAAGACCCAGGTGGTGCATTGGACGGACGGCAGCCAGACCGCCCGACCGGCCGGGACGTACTCCTTTCATCCCATCCACGTCCACTTCCACGACGACTTCATCTTGAAGTTCGAGCTCTACCAAGTGACCGACACCGAATTGGGCGCGCTGGTGGCGGCGGGGCTGGGAACCAAGTCCGGGTTCTGCCCAGCCGACCAGCTATTCGGCAACTGGTACGCCTTCGAGCAGGGCTATGAAACCCCCGGTGGCGACAGCCCGCTGGACAACTGTTTTTCACCCACGGCGGGCACCATCGGCCTGTCGGTGGGCTGGGGCGACGTCTACCGCTGGCAGCGACCCGGCATGTACGTGGAGTTCGACGGCAATCCGAATGGGCGCTACGTGGTGCGCTCCATCGTGGACGAGATGGGTTACGTATTGGAGACCGACGACAGCGACAATGTCTCCTACGCTTACATCGAGGTCCAGGGCGACACCATCGAAATTCTCGAGCGCGGCTGGGGCACCGACCCCTGGGATGACCGCAAGCTGGTCTTCGACCTCACCGGCCCGGTCGGCCGCAGCCCACTCGACCATGAGGCGGTGACCTTCGCCCTGGTCGATAGCGATCGACATGTGCGGCCCGTTAACAGCGTGGACTGA